One stretch of Mycolicibacterium fallax DNA includes these proteins:
- the purB gene encoding adenylosuccinate lyase, translating to MSIPNVLANRYASTEMVDIWSPENKVIAERRLWLAVLTAQAELGVAVPDGVVEDYRRVLERVDLAAIAERERVTRHDVKARIEEFNALAGHEHVHKGMTSRDLTENVEQLQIRQSLQLVHARGVAVAARLAEHAAAHRDLVMAGRSHNVAAQATTLGKRFASAAQETLIALTRIRELIDRYPLRGIKGPMGTAQDMLDLFDGDTATLAELERRVAGFLGFSAVLSSVGQVYPRSLDHDVLSALVQLGAGPSSLAHTVRLMAGHELVTEGFAAGQVGSSAMPHKMNTRSCERVNGLQVILRGYASMAAELAGAQWNEGDVFCSVVRRVALPDAFFAVDGQIETFLTVLDEFGAYPAVIARELDRYLPFLATTRILMAAVRAGVGRETAHEVIKEHAVAVALAMREQGRDPDLLDRLAADDRLPLDRAALDAALADKEAFTGAAADQVDEVLAAVGALVAQYPDAAGYRPGAIL from the coding sequence GTGAGCATCCCCAACGTTCTGGCCAACCGCTACGCCAGCACCGAGATGGTGGACATCTGGTCCCCGGAGAACAAGGTGATCGCCGAGCGCCGGCTGTGGCTGGCCGTGCTGACCGCGCAGGCCGAGCTCGGCGTCGCGGTCCCCGACGGCGTCGTCGAGGACTACCGGCGGGTGCTGGAGCGCGTCGACCTGGCCGCCATCGCCGAGCGGGAACGGGTCACCCGGCACGACGTCAAGGCCCGGATCGAGGAGTTCAACGCGCTGGCCGGCCACGAGCACGTGCACAAGGGCATGACCAGCCGCGATCTCACCGAGAACGTCGAGCAGCTGCAGATCCGGCAGTCCCTGCAACTGGTGCACGCCCGCGGCGTCGCGGTGGCCGCCCGGCTGGCCGAGCACGCCGCCGCCCACCGGGACCTGGTGATGGCCGGGCGCAGCCACAACGTCGCCGCCCAGGCCACCACGCTCGGCAAGCGGTTCGCCTCGGCCGCCCAGGAGACGCTGATCGCGCTGACCCGGATCCGCGAGCTGATCGACCGCTACCCGCTGCGCGGCATCAAGGGGCCGATGGGCACCGCCCAGGACATGCTCGACCTGTTCGACGGCGACACCGCCACCCTCGCCGAACTGGAGCGCCGGGTCGCCGGGTTCCTCGGCTTCTCCGCGGTGCTGTCCAGCGTCGGCCAGGTCTACCCCCGCTCGCTGGACCACGACGTGCTCTCCGCGCTGGTGCAGCTGGGCGCCGGCCCGTCCTCGCTGGCCCACACCGTGCGGCTGATGGCCGGCCACGAGCTGGTCACCGAGGGCTTCGCGGCCGGACAGGTCGGCTCCTCGGCGATGCCGCACAAGATGAACACCCGGTCCTGCGAGCGGGTCAACGGCCTGCAGGTGATCCTGCGCGGCTACGCCTCGATGGCCGCCGAGCTGGCCGGCGCGCAGTGGAACGAGGGCGACGTGTTCTGCTCGGTGGTGCGCCGGGTCGCGCTGCCGGATGCGTTCTTCGCCGTCGACGGGCAGATCGAGACCTTCCTGACCGTGCTCGACGAGTTCGGCGCCTACCCGGCGGTGATCGCCCGGGAACTCGACCGCTACCTGCCGTTTTTGGCCACCACCCGGATCCTGATGGCCGCGGTCCGCGCCGGCGTCGGCCGGGAGACCGCGCACGAGGTGATCAAGGAGCACGCGGTGGCCGTCGCGCTGGCCATGCGCGAGCAGGGCCGCGACCCCGACCTGCTGGACCGGCTGGCCGCCGACGACCGGCTGCCGCTGGACCGGGCCGCCCTGGACGCCGCGCTGGCCGACAAGGAGGCGTTCACCGGTGCGGCCGCCGACCAGGTCGACGAGGTGCTCGCCGCCGTCGGCGCGCTGGTCGCCCAATACCCCGACGCCGCCGGCTACCGGCCCGGGGCGATCCTGTGA
- a CDS encoding phosphatidylethanolamine N-methyltransferase family domain-containing protein: protein MTWYTGNAGYDTVLTIGLGIAALVIIGGLFMQSPYGRFGDAAGGIKLNPKLGWWLMEIPATVVFLVFFLSGPQRFEVVPLVLAAIWLMHYGNRGWFFPLSIRQVPGKQASFGVMVLGFGMVITAMHGYLNGAFFSHDYKHLYGTGWLTDPRFLIGLAIYLGGFALLISSESIVRNLRDKNNPGAAEYRIPYGGGFRFVTSPAYLGELIAWTGFALLTWSLAGVVILLITAGNLVPRALATHRWYREKFDDYPAGRRALIPGLL from the coding sequence GTGACCTGGTACACCGGCAACGCCGGCTACGACACCGTGCTGACCATCGGGTTGGGCATCGCGGCCCTGGTGATCATCGGCGGGCTGTTCATGCAGAGCCCGTACGGCCGGTTCGGCGATGCCGCGGGCGGGATCAAGCTCAACCCGAAGCTGGGCTGGTGGCTGATGGAGATCCCGGCCACCGTGGTGTTCCTGGTCTTCTTCCTGTCCGGTCCGCAGCGGTTCGAGGTGGTGCCGCTGGTGCTGGCCGCGATCTGGCTGATGCACTACGGCAACCGGGGCTGGTTCTTCCCGCTGTCGATCCGGCAGGTGCCGGGCAAGCAGGCCAGCTTCGGCGTGATGGTGCTGGGCTTCGGCATGGTCATCACCGCGATGCACGGCTACCTCAACGGCGCGTTCTTCAGCCACGACTACAAGCACCTGTACGGCACCGGCTGGCTGACCGACCCGCGGTTTCTGATCGGGCTGGCGATCTACCTCGGCGGGTTCGCGCTGCTGATCTCCTCGGAGTCGATCGTGCGCAACCTGCGGGACAAGAACAACCCCGGGGCCGCCGAGTACCGGATCCCCTACGGCGGCGGGTTCCGGTTCGTCACCAGCCCGGCGTACCTGGGCGAGCTGATCGCCTGGACCGGGTTCGCGCTGCTGACCTGGTCGCTGGCCGGTGTGGTGATCCTGCTGATCACCGCGGGCAACCTGGTGCCGCGGGCGCTGGCCACCCACCGCTGGTACCGGGAGAAGTTCGACGACTATCCCGCCGGGCGCCGCGCGCTGATCCCCGGCCTGCTCTGA
- a CDS encoding phosphoribosylaminoimidazolesuccinocarboxamide synthase, which translates to MRPALSDYRHLASGKVRELYGIDEQTLLFVATDRISAYDHILDTTIPDKGRILTAMSMFWFELLEVPNQLAGPPDDPRIPAEVLGRALVVQRLDMMPVECVARGYLTGSGLVDYQATGSVCGIALPPGLTEASRFDEPIFTPASKAELGEHDENISYADVVALVGGVRADQLREHTLTVYARAAAHALTKGVIIADTKFEFGVDAHGTLRLADEVCTPDSSRYWRADEYTPGVVQPSYDKQYVRNWLTAPQTGWDRHAGGPPPPLPADVVEVTRARYIEAYERISGRSFADWLGPRS; encoded by the coding sequence ATGCGTCCCGCGTTGTCCGATTACCGGCATCTGGCCAGCGGAAAGGTCCGCGAGCTCTACGGCATCGACGAGCAGACCCTGCTGTTCGTCGCCACCGACCGCATCTCGGCCTACGACCACATCCTGGACACCACCATCCCGGACAAGGGCCGGATCCTCACCGCTATGAGCATGTTCTGGTTCGAGCTGCTCGAGGTGCCCAACCAGCTCGCCGGGCCCCCCGACGATCCGCGCATCCCCGCCGAGGTGCTGGGCCGCGCGCTGGTGGTGCAGCGGCTGGACATGATGCCGGTGGAGTGCGTGGCCCGCGGCTACCTCACCGGCTCCGGGCTGGTCGACTACCAGGCCACCGGCTCGGTGTGCGGCATCGCGCTGCCGCCCGGGTTGACCGAGGCCAGCCGGTTCGACGAGCCGATCTTCACCCCGGCCAGCAAGGCCGAGCTCGGCGAGCACGACGAGAACATCAGCTACGCCGACGTCGTCGCCCTGGTCGGCGGGGTGCGCGCCGACCAGCTGCGCGAGCACACCCTGACCGTCTACGCCCGGGCCGCCGCGCACGCGCTGACCAAGGGCGTCATCATCGCCGACACCAAGTTCGAGTTCGGCGTCGATGCGCACGGCACGCTGCGGCTGGCCGACGAGGTGTGCACCCCGGACTCGTCGCGGTACTGGCGCGCCGACGAATACACCCCCGGGGTGGTGCAGCCCAGCTACGACAAGCAGTACGTGCGCAATTGGCTGACCGCGCCGCAGACCGGCTGGGACCGGCACGCCGGCGGCCCGCCGCCGCCGCTGCCCGCCGACGTCGTCGAGGTCACCCGGGCGCGCTACATCGAGGCCTACGAACGGATCTCGGGGCGCAGCTTCGCCGATTGGCTGGGACCCCGGTCGTGA